One window of Mesorhizobium sp. PAMC28654 genomic DNA carries:
- a CDS encoding TraB/GumN family protein, with product MKRVIAIADRAAAVSLKLLVVANILFFLSFLVIMLLTAGKAHAEVSCTGTDMLSALHASDPATYQKIEAEAAATPNGKGLLWKLEKPGEKPSFLFGTMHMTDPRVTTLPAAAQKAFDASDTVIIETTEVLDQKKMMAALLKEPDLMMFTDNTTLSSLLSPDDAAAMNKALDARGIPPATVAKMKPWMLSAMVALPACELARKAGGAPVLDVKLAEDAKASGKAVEGLETVADQLHAMASLPIALHMKDLVETLKLGDKVNDVNETMIVLYQRGDTGLFWPLFRAAMPGEQDDPAAYAAFEETMITSRNKVMVDHAQPILAKGNAFMAVGALHLPGPQGLVEDFRKAGYTVTAVGL from the coding sequence ATGAAACGCGTCATCGCCATCGCAGACCGCGCGGCAGCAGTGTCCCTGAAGCTGCTGGTGGTCGCAAACATCCTGTTTTTCCTATCCTTCCTCGTCATCATGCTGCTGACAGCGGGCAAGGCACACGCCGAAGTGTCTTGCACCGGAACAGACATGCTGTCCGCCCTGCACGCGAGTGACCCGGCCACCTACCAGAAGATCGAGGCGGAAGCGGCGGCGACGCCGAACGGCAAGGGCCTGTTGTGGAAACTGGAAAAGCCCGGCGAAAAGCCGTCCTTCCTATTCGGGACCATGCACATGACCGACCCGCGCGTCACCACGCTGCCGGCAGCCGCGCAGAAGGCCTTCGATGCTTCCGACACGGTCATCATCGAAACGACGGAAGTGCTCGATCAGAAGAAGATGATGGCGGCGCTCCTCAAGGAGCCGGACCTGATGATGTTCACCGACAACACCACGCTGTCGTCGCTGCTGTCGCCGGACGATGCGGCGGCCATGAACAAGGCGCTCGACGCACGCGGCATTCCGCCGGCGACCGTCGCCAAGATGAAGCCATGGATGCTGTCGGCCATGGTGGCGCTTCCAGCCTGCGAGCTGGCCCGCAAGGCCGGCGGCGCGCCCGTGCTCGACGTCAAGCTCGCCGAGGATGCCAAGGCTTCAGGCAAGGCTGTCGAGGGCCTGGAGACCGTCGCCGACCAACTCCATGCCATGGCCTCGCTGCCGATTGCTCTCCACATGAAGGATCTGGTCGAGACGCTGAAGCTTGGCGACAAGGTCAACGACGTCAACGAGACCATGATCGTGCTCTACCAGCGCGGCGACACCGGGCTGTTCTGGCCGCTGTTCCGTGCGGCCATGCCCGGCGAGCAGGACGACCCGGCAGCCTATGCCGCGTTCGAGGAAACCATGATCACCAGCCGCAACAAGGTGATGGTCGATCATGCCCAGCCAATCCTCGCCAAGGGCAACGCCTTCATGGCGGTCGGCGCGCTGCACCTTCCGGGTCCGCAGGGATTGGTCGAGGATTTCCGCAAGGCCGGCTATACTGTCACGGCTGTGGGGCTTTAA
- a CDS encoding DUF2867 domain-containing protein: protein MVGASSENVVGDNCQYDDDQRNQPGAAATGLGSGIVWVRHKSVLRGLKVSINCHQRAILEQVSRQGSKTPKTRRSGPVRRRFATQRGRLTDAIVGCEVFADMTPTAQTFPDPGAALAGAQFADRYVLITDGLALTAIDAAERALGRSPRWIGRLTQLRNLAVRPFGLKTGAGPDVLPESRIGIFPLISQAPGRVVLGLDDRHLDFRILVEVNDLGAGRQEVAASTIVKTHNLLGRTYLAIIKPFHRIIVPAMLAQVLTR from the coding sequence ATGGTCGGCGCTTCTTCCGAAAACGTAGTAGGCGACAATTGCCAGTATGATGACGACCAGCGCAATCAACCAGGTGCTGCCGCCACCGGATTGGGGAGCGGTATCGTTTGGGTTCGCCATAAAAGTGTCCTCCGTGGATTAAAAGTATCAATCAACTGCCATCAACGCGCAATCCTTGAACAGGTTTCACGCCAAGGATCGAAAACGCCAAAAACAAGGCGGTCGGGCCCTGTCCGGCGGCGTTTCGCCACGCAGCGAGGCAGACTAACCGATGCTATCGTTGGTTGCGAGGTATTTGCCGACATGACCCCCACCGCACAGACTTTTCCTGATCCCGGCGCTGCTCTTGCCGGCGCTCAGTTCGCCGACCGCTACGTGCTGATAACCGATGGTCTTGCACTGACCGCAATTGACGCGGCCGAACGCGCTCTGGGACGATCACCGAGATGGATCGGCCGGCTGACGCAGCTACGCAACCTCGCCGTCAGGCCCTTCGGGTTGAAGACGGGAGCTGGACCTGACGTGTTGCCGGAAAGCAGGATCGGTATATTTCCACTCATAAGCCAGGCGCCCGGCAGGGTCGTGCTTGGCCTGGACGACCGGCATCTCGATTTCCGGATCCTGGTGGAGGTGAACGACCTCGGCGCCGGCCGGCAGGAAGTGGCGGCATCGACGATCGTGAAAACGCACAATCTGCTCGGGCGGACCTATCTCGCCATCATCAAGCCATTTCACCGGATCATCGTTCCGGCGATGCTGGCTCAGGTTTTGACCAGGTAG
- the rplS gene encoding 50S ribosomal protein L19 yields MDILRQLEAEQAAKIEAKRKLPEFQPGDTVRVQVRVTEGTRTRVQAYEGVVIARSGAGFQESFTVRKISYGEGVERVFPVYSPMIEGVEIVRRGKVRRAKLYYLRDRRGKSARISENTGVRARKLNDEERDALNAEKARIEAEKVAAAQALAAEKAAQEAAEKKAAAEAAKAAEAEAAAKAAEATPAE; encoded by the coding sequence ATGGATATTCTCCGTCAGCTCGAGGCCGAACAGGCCGCCAAGATCGAAGCCAAGCGCAAGCTTCCCGAATTCCAGCCCGGCGACACCGTGCGCGTCCAGGTCCGCGTGACCGAAGGCACCCGCACCCGCGTCCAGGCTTATGAGGGCGTCGTCATCGCCCGTTCCGGCGCCGGCTTCCAGGAGAGCTTCACCGTCCGCAAGATTTCCTACGGTGAAGGCGTCGAGCGCGTGTTCCCGGTCTACTCGCCCATGATCGAAGGCGTCGAGATCGTACGTCGCGGCAAGGTGCGTCGCGCCAAGCTCTATTACCTGCGCGATCGTCGCGGCAAGTCGGCCCGTATTTCGGAAAACACCGGCGTGCGCGCCCGCAAGCTGAACGACGAAGAGCGCGATGCGCTGAACGCCGAGAAGGCCCGTATCGAGGCTGAGAAGGTCGCGGCTGCCCAGGCGCTGGCCGCCGAGAAGGCAGCGCAGGAAGCCGCCGAGAAGAAGGCCGCCGCCGAGGCAGCCAAGGCCGCCGAAGCCGAAGCAGCAGCCAAGGCCGCTGAAGCGACCCCCGCCGAATAA
- a CDS encoding SDR family oxidoreductase, which produces MSGARVALVTGGSRGIGAATCRFAADAGYRVVVNYASNEAAAGALVQDIEQAGGKAIAIKADVGNESEILSMFEQIDRAFGRLDALVNNAGVLDVMSRLDGISAARMERMMRVNVVGSMLCAREAVKRMSTRHGGKGGSIVNLSSMAAHIGGANQYVDYAASKGAIDSFTIGLAREVAAEGIRVNAVSPGIIDTEMHASTGEPDRVALIQDTLPMKRAGTADEVARAILYLLSDAASYTTGAILNVSGGR; this is translated from the coding sequence ATGAGTGGGGCTCGGGTTGCACTGGTTACTGGCGGCAGCCGTGGCATTGGCGCGGCGACCTGCCGTTTTGCCGCCGATGCCGGCTACCGCGTCGTGGTCAATTATGCGTCGAACGAGGCTGCGGCCGGAGCTCTTGTCCAGGACATCGAGCAAGCCGGCGGCAAGGCCATCGCCATCAAGGCCGATGTCGGCAACGAATCCGAGATCCTGTCGATGTTCGAGCAGATCGATCGCGCCTTCGGCCGCCTCGACGCGCTGGTCAACAATGCCGGCGTTCTCGATGTGATGTCACGTCTCGACGGCATCAGTGCGGCCCGCATGGAACGCATGATGCGCGTCAACGTCGTCGGCTCGATGCTGTGCGCCCGCGAAGCGGTGAAGCGCATGTCGACCCGTCACGGCGGCAAGGGCGGCTCTATCGTCAACCTTTCTTCCATGGCGGCGCATATCGGCGGGGCGAACCAGTATGTCGACTATGCCGCGTCCAAGGGCGCCATCGACAGTTTCACCATAGGCCTGGCGCGGGAAGTCGCCGCCGAAGGCATCCGGGTGAACGCAGTCAGCCCGGGGATCATCGATACCGAGATGCATGCGTCGACGGGCGAGCCCGACAGGGTCGCCCTGATACAGGACACGCTACCGATGAAAAGGGCGGGCACGGCCGATGAAGTGGCGCGTGCGATTCTCTATCTTCTATCCGATGCGGCGTCCTATACGACGGGCGCGATCTTGAATGTGAGTGGCGGCCGCTGA
- a CDS encoding tyrosine recombinase XerC: MQEFLIPAKPDLQAAREAWLKMLARERRLSPATVEAYERDTRQFLHFLTGHCGGAPGISDIANLRPADLRGFLAARRNDGAGARTLGRGLAGIRSLLRFLERRGLANAAGAAALRAPRQPKSLPKPLTAADAKHVVSLEGQLAEEPWIAARNAAVLTLLYGSGLRISEALGLLGADLSSPGDTVLRVTGKGGKTRLVPVLPVALRAIAEYRRLCPYHLDPKGLLFRGARGGPLNPAIIQRGMARLRSALNLPDTATPHALRHSFATHLLGRGGDLRTIQELLGHASLSTTQIYTGVDTARLLEIYESAHPRA; encoded by the coding sequence ATGCAGGAATTCCTCATCCCCGCCAAACCCGACCTTCAGGCGGCGCGTGAAGCCTGGCTGAAGATGCTGGCTCGCGAACGTCGGCTGTCCCCCGCGACCGTGGAAGCCTATGAGCGCGACACCCGACAGTTCCTGCATTTCCTCACCGGCCATTGCGGCGGCGCGCCCGGCATTTCGGATATCGCCAATCTGCGCCCGGCCGATCTGCGCGGCTTCCTTGCTGCCCGCCGCAATGACGGCGCCGGTGCCCGCACGCTTGGACGCGGACTTGCCGGCATCCGCTCGCTGCTGCGGTTCCTCGAGCGGCGTGGCCTCGCCAACGCGGCCGGAGCAGCAGCGCTGCGCGCGCCGCGCCAGCCGAAATCCCTGCCCAAGCCGCTGACGGCCGCCGATGCAAAGCATGTCGTATCCTTGGAAGGCCAGTTGGCGGAGGAACCGTGGATCGCTGCCCGCAACGCGGCGGTGCTGACGCTGCTTTACGGCTCGGGCCTGCGCATTTCCGAGGCGCTCGGGCTCTTGGGCGCCGATCTCTCATCGCCTGGCGACACCGTCCTGCGCGTCACCGGCAAGGGCGGCAAGACACGGCTGGTGCCGGTGCTGCCCGTGGCGTTGCGCGCCATCGCCGAGTATCGCCGCCTCTGCCCCTATCATCTCGACCCAAAGGGGCTACTGTTTCGCGGCGCGCGCGGCGGCCCGCTTAACCCGGCGATCATCCAGCGCGGCATGGCCAGGCTGCGCTCGGCGCTCAACCTGCCGGACACTGCGACACCGCATGCGCTGCGCCATTCCTTCGCTACGCATCTGCTCGGGCGCGGCGGCGACCTGCGCACCATCCAGGAACTGCTGGGCCATGCCAGCCTGTCGACGACGCAGATCTACACCGGGGTCGACACCGCCAGGCTGCTCGAAATCTACGAGTCCGCCCATCCTCGCGCATGA
- a CDS encoding class I SAM-dependent methyltransferase, giving the protein MDTFFDANRLNWDNRAELHSTDSTGSYRIAAVLGGGSALHALETGEIGDLVGKDIVHLQCHIGLDTLSLKHLGAKSVTGLDFSPKAISAARAFAQKAGTEARFVEASVYDAVAALGQTYDMVFVTWGAINWLPDIAAWARVVATLLRPGGKLYLLEGHPTMLQFEAREGRLDLEYGWRTPQAKPLVFDEAQTYTGDERALSHTRNYEWIHPLSDIVNAILSAGLSVDFLNEHEVIVWKAFPFVVETGEDQFELPDGYPTIPMSFSIGATKRG; this is encoded by the coding sequence ATGGACACGTTCTTCGACGCCAACCGCCTGAACTGGGACAATCGGGCCGAACTGCATTCGACCGACAGCACGGGCAGCTACCGCATCGCCGCAGTGCTGGGCGGCGGTTCGGCGCTGCATGCGCTGGAAACCGGCGAGATCGGCGATCTGGTGGGCAAGGATATCGTCCATCTGCAATGCCATATCGGCCTGGATACGCTCAGCCTGAAGCATCTTGGCGCGAAAAGCGTGACCGGGCTCGATTTCTCGCCGAAGGCAATCAGCGCGGCGCGCGCGTTCGCGCAAAAGGCAGGCACCGAGGCGCGCTTTGTCGAGGCGTCGGTCTATGATGCGGTCGCCGCACTGGGCCAAACCTACGACATGGTGTTCGTCACCTGGGGCGCGATCAACTGGCTGCCCGATATCGCGGCCTGGGCCAGGGTGGTTGCCACCCTGCTCAGGCCGGGCGGCAAGCTCTATCTGCTCGAAGGCCACCCGACCATGCTGCAATTCGAGGCCAGGGAAGGCCGACTCGATCTCGAATATGGCTGGCGCACGCCGCAGGCCAAGCCGCTCGTGTTCGACGAAGCCCAGACCTATACAGGCGACGAGAGGGCGCTGTCGCATACGCGCAATTATGAGTGGATCCATCCGCTGTCCGACATCGTCAACGCCATCCTGTCGGCGGGGCTTTCCGTCGACTTTCTCAACGAACACGAAGTCATCGTGTGGAAGGCGTTTCCCTTCGTCGTCGAGACCGGCGAGGACCAGTTCGAACTGCCGGACGGCTATCCTACGATTCCGATGTCCTTCTCGATCGGCGCGACGAAACGCGGCTGA
- a CDS encoding sulfite exporter TauE/SafE family protein translates to MSVFDAVLLFLAGFLSGAANAVAGGGTFITFGAMTLVGLPPIVANATSSVTQFPGYITSTLAYWDDIRHFWRGALLLCFISAAGALAGALILLALSNPSFRVMVPWLLLAATALFAAGPWLKPASKPGEEASVGSLAGSVAQFITAIYGGFFGAGMGVMMLATLGLTQAGDYHRLNALKNMLAIVIAAVAIVVFVSGGVVAWPQAIVMIPGGALGGYAGVWIAKRVPQNVVRGFVIAVGLFLAFYYFAKG, encoded by the coding sequence ATGTCCGTTTTCGACGCGGTCCTGCTTTTCCTCGCCGGATTTCTTTCAGGCGCCGCCAATGCCGTCGCCGGCGGTGGCACGTTCATCACCTTCGGCGCCATGACATTGGTCGGCTTGCCGCCGATCGTCGCCAACGCAACCTCCTCGGTGACGCAATTCCCGGGCTACATCACCTCGACGCTCGCTTATTGGGATGACATCCGCCATTTCTGGCGCGGCGCGCTGCTGCTGTGCTTCATCTCGGCCGCCGGGGCGCTGGCCGGCGCGCTCATCCTCCTGGCGCTTTCCAATCCGTCGTTCCGCGTCATGGTACCGTGGTTGTTGCTTGCCGCGACAGCCCTGTTCGCCGCCGGGCCCTGGCTGAAACCGGCGTCAAAGCCAGGCGAAGAAGCATCCGTGGGCTCGCTGGCCGGGTCCGTGGCGCAATTCATAACCGCGATCTATGGCGGCTTCTTCGGCGCCGGCATGGGCGTCATGATGCTGGCAACCCTCGGCCTGACCCAGGCCGGCGACTATCACCGCCTGAACGCCCTGAAGAACATGCTGGCGATTGTTATCGCGGCGGTTGCGATCGTCGTCTTCGTGTCCGGCGGGGTCGTCGCCTGGCCGCAGGCGATCGTCATGATCCCGGGTGGCGCGCTGGGCGGCTATGCCGGCGTCTGGATCGCCAAGCGCGTACCGCAGAACGTGGTGCGCGGCTTTGTCATCGCGGTTGGCCTGTTCCTGGCCTTTTACTACTTCGCCAAGGGGTGA
- the lpdA gene encoding dihydrolipoyl dehydrogenase: MAYDVVIIGSGPGGYVCAIKAAQLGLKTAVIEKNPTFGGTCLNIGCIPSKALLHASEMFAEAGHSFDTLGVEISAPKLNLKKMMTHKDTTVASNVNGVAFLFKKNKIDSFRGTGKVIAAGKVSVTGEDGKVEEIETKNIVIATGSDVAGIPGVKVDIDEKVIVSSTGALSLDKVPSHLVVVGGGVIGLELGSVWARLGAKVTVVEFLDTILGGMDGEVSKQFQRLLSKQGFEFKLGAKVTGVAKAKKGATVTFEPVKGGAAETIDADVVLIATGRRAYSDSLGLKEAGVEVDERGRVKTDGHLKTNVPGIYAIGDVIAGPMLAHKAEDEGVAAAETIAGQAGHVNYDVIPSVVYTSPEIASVGKTEEELKKAGIDYKVGKFPFSANGRARAMLHTDGFVKILADKQSDRVLGVHIVGFGAGEMIHEAVVLMEFGGSSEDLARTCHAHPTMSEAVKEAALATFFKPIHI, encoded by the coding sequence ATGGCTTATGACGTCGTTATCATCGGATCGGGACCAGGCGGCTATGTCTGCGCCATCAAGGCGGCGCAGCTAGGTCTGAAGACGGCGGTGATCGAGAAGAACCCGACCTTTGGCGGCACTTGCCTCAACATCGGGTGCATTCCGTCCAAGGCGCTTCTCCATGCCTCCGAGATGTTCGCCGAGGCCGGCCATTCCTTCGACACGCTCGGTGTCGAGATCAGCGCGCCGAAGCTGAACCTGAAGAAGATGATGACGCACAAGGACACGACGGTGGCGTCCAACGTCAACGGCGTCGCCTTCCTCTTCAAGAAGAACAAGATCGACAGCTTTCGCGGCACCGGCAAGGTGATTGCGGCCGGCAAGGTGTCGGTCACCGGCGAGGACGGCAAGGTCGAGGAGATCGAGACCAAGAACATCGTCATCGCTACCGGCTCGGATGTCGCCGGCATTCCCGGCGTCAAGGTCGATATCGACGAGAAGGTGATCGTGTCGTCGACAGGCGCGCTGTCGCTGGACAAGGTGCCCAGCCATCTCGTGGTGGTCGGTGGCGGCGTCATCGGCCTTGAGCTCGGCTCGGTGTGGGCGCGGCTTGGCGCCAAGGTCACCGTTGTCGAATTCCTCGACACCATTCTGGGCGGCATGGACGGCGAGGTCTCCAAGCAGTTCCAGCGGTTGTTGTCCAAGCAGGGTTTCGAGTTCAAGCTCGGCGCAAAGGTGACCGGCGTCGCCAAGGCGAAGAAGGGCGCTACCGTCACGTTCGAGCCGGTGAAGGGCGGCGCGGCGGAAACCATCGACGCCGACGTCGTGCTGATCGCCACCGGGCGCCGTGCCTATTCCGACAGCCTCGGCTTGAAGGAAGCCGGCGTCGAGGTCGACGAGCGCGGCCGGGTCAAGACAGATGGCCATCTGAAGACCAATGTTCCCGGCATCTATGCCATCGGCGATGTCATCGCCGGTCCGATGCTGGCCCACAAGGCCGAGGACGAGGGCGTTGCAGCGGCGGAGACCATCGCCGGCCAGGCAGGTCATGTGAACTATGACGTCATCCCGAGCGTCGTCTACACGAGCCCGGAGATCGCCTCTGTCGGCAAGACCGAGGAGGAATTGAAGAAGGCCGGCATCGACTACAAGGTCGGGAAATTCCCGTTCAGCGCCAATGGCCGGGCGCGCGCCATGCTGCACACCGACGGCTTCGTGAAGATCCTGGCCGACAAGCAGAGCGACCGCGTGCTTGGCGTGCATATCGTCGGCTTCGGCGCCGGCGAGATGATCCATGAGGCGGTGGTGCTGATGGAGTTTGGCGGCTCGTCGGAAGACCTCGCCCGCACCTGTCATGCGCATCCGACCATGTCGGAAGCGGTGAAGGAAGCGGCGCTGGCTACTTTCTTCAAGCCGATCCACATTTAA
- the rimM gene encoding ribosome maturation factor RimM (Essential for efficient processing of 16S rRNA) — MTKPQNPVQMAVIGAAHGIKGELRVKTFTGEPLALADYGPLYARDGRAFQIVDIRPANTVVVVRFKGVSDRNAAEALAGTELFVDRSMLPDDGEEDEFYHADLVGLAVKDETGAAVGKVVAVHNFGGGDILDVTLAGRKGVLIPFTQAAVPEVSIAEGFVRVDPAAAGLVDDEDGDAPREEDFDPKGRPRGPSDAGGNR, encoded by the coding sequence ATGACCAAGCCCCAGAACCCCGTCCAGATGGCCGTGATCGGCGCCGCCCACGGCATCAAGGGCGAATTGCGCGTGAAGACCTTCACCGGCGAACCGCTGGCGCTGGCCGATTATGGGCCGCTCTACGCCAGGGATGGCCGCGCCTTCCAGATCGTCGACATCCGTCCCGCCAACACGGTTGTCGTGGTGCGCTTCAAGGGTGTCAGCGACCGCAATGCCGCCGAAGCGCTGGCCGGCACGGAATTGTTTGTCGACCGCTCCATGCTGCCCGATGATGGCGAGGAGGATGAATTCTATCACGCCGATCTTGTCGGGCTGGCGGTCAAGGATGAAACCGGTGCGGCCGTCGGCAAGGTTGTCGCCGTGCATAATTTCGGCGGCGGCGACATACTCGACGTGACGCTGGCGGGCCGCAAGGGCGTGCTGATCCCGTTCACGCAGGCAGCCGTGCCAGAAGTGTCGATCGCCGAAGGGTTTGTCCGCGTCGATCCGGCAGCGGCTGGCCTTGTCGACGACGAGGATGGCGATGCTCCGCGCGAGGAAGATTTCGACCCGAAGGGCAGGCCGCGCGGACCGAGCGATGCCGGGGGCAATCGGTGA
- the trmD gene encoding tRNA (guanosine(37)-N1)-methyltransferase TrmD — translation MTFKASVLTLYPEMFPGALGLSLAGRALEAGTWSLEAVQIRDFATDRHRTVDDTPAGGGAGMVMRADVLARAIDHASPEGDARPRLLMSPRGKPLTQARVRELAAGPGAIILCGRFEGVDQRLIEARGLEEVSIGDFILSGGEPAALVLLDAVVRLLPGVMGNAESGEEESFENGLLEHPHYTRPQEFEGRPIPDVLISGNHKKIAQWRRAQSEALTRERRPDLLGAGSHPLAK, via the coding sequence GTGACGTTCAAGGCGTCGGTATTGACGCTCTATCCGGAGATGTTTCCGGGCGCGCTTGGCCTGTCGCTTGCCGGGCGGGCGCTGGAAGCGGGCACCTGGTCGCTGGAAGCCGTCCAGATCCGTGATTTCGCCACCGATCGCCACCGCACCGTCGACGATACGCCGGCCGGCGGTGGCGCAGGCATGGTGATGCGCGCCGACGTGCTGGCCAGGGCCATCGACCACGCCTCGCCCGAGGGCGATGCGCGGCCACGGCTGTTGATGAGCCCGCGCGGCAAACCGCTGACGCAGGCGCGTGTGCGCGAACTGGCCGCCGGCCCTGGCGCCATCATCTTGTGTGGCCGTTTCGAGGGCGTCGACCAACGGCTGATCGAGGCGCGTGGCCTGGAAGAGGTTTCGATCGGCGATTTCATCCTCTCGGGCGGCGAGCCGGCGGCACTGGTGCTGCTCGACGCCGTGGTGCGGCTGCTGCCGGGCGTGATGGGCAATGCGGAGTCGGGCGAGGAAGAGAGTTTCGAGAACGGCCTGCTCGAACATCCGCACTACACGCGGCCGCAGGAATTCGAAGGCCGTCCAATCCCCGACGTGCTGATCTCGGGCAATCACAAGAAGATCGCGCAATGGCGGCGCGCGCAGTCGGAGGCGCTGACCAGGGAGCGGCGGCCGGATCTGCTTGGTGCGGGCTCTCACCCCTTGGCGAAGTAG
- a CDS encoding DUF4241 domain-containing protein: MSGWPDTLRRLFRGGLVWLGVVSALPLAASATDWDVSEVSSNLAVFALGDAEMAERKITTTTIGELELPTGQIIACDPLITGLERPVFSRKVRPGRYPVTLFEAQGRVAAAVLRFGPGLPVRWELATFARDGSGVSAWKSGFIVDDAVASFMDTSIMTLISDPEEFDDYLADIAWSLDRFGMDNPVAGNPLNIVMFDTGWGDGTYTSWWGLDAAGEPLVLMTDFEVLENADGRESGQAN, from the coding sequence ATGAGCGGCTGGCCAGATACCCTACGCCGATTGTTTCGGGGTGGACTCGTCTGGCTGGGTGTTGTCTCCGCTTTGCCGCTGGCCGCTTCGGCCACCGATTGGGACGTCTCCGAGGTGAGCAGCAATCTCGCGGTGTTTGCCCTCGGCGATGCTGAGATGGCCGAGCGGAAGATCACCACCACCACGATCGGTGAGCTCGAGCTACCGACAGGCCAAATCATCGCCTGCGATCCGCTTATCACCGGGCTGGAGCGGCCTGTGTTTAGCCGCAAGGTCAGACCGGGACGCTATCCGGTAACCTTGTTCGAGGCGCAAGGCCGGGTTGCCGCAGCGGTATTGCGGTTTGGCCCTGGTTTGCCAGTGCGATGGGAATTGGCCACCTTCGCCCGCGACGGCAGCGGCGTGTCGGCATGGAAGTCCGGATTTATTGTCGATGACGCAGTTGCGTCGTTCATGGACACGTCGATTATGACGCTCATATCCGACCCGGAGGAATTCGACGACTATCTTGCTGACATTGCGTGGTCCCTCGACAGGTTCGGTATGGATAATCCGGTTGCTGGCAATCCGCTTAATATCGTCATGTTCGACACTGGCTGGGGCGACGGGACGTACACATCCTGGTGGGGATTGGACGCGGCCGGCGAGCCGCTGGTCTTGATGACCGATTTCGAAGTGCTCGAAAACGCCGATGGCCGAGAAAGCGGCCAGGCCAACTGA
- the odhB gene encoding 2-oxoglutarate dehydrogenase complex dihydrolipoyllysine-residue succinyltransferase — translation MATEIRVPTLGESVTEATIGKWFKKVGDAIAVDEPLVELETDKVTVEVPAAAAGTLTEIAVKEGETVGVGALLGTISAGGAAKAATPEPKQETAVAQASAPTAASTTKQAAAQGAKIAGESELEQRTMPPAPSAAKLINENNLAVDQISGSGKRGQVLKGDVLDAMSKGAPSQPAEMPKAAPAPAPVAFRAPSSGDDASREERVRMTKLRQTIARRLKEAQSTAAMLTTFNEVDMSAVMALRTKYKDVFEKKHGVKLGFMGFFTKAVTHALKEIPSVNAEIDATDIIFKNYAHIGVAVGTEKGLVVPVVRNADQMSIAEIEKDIGRLGIAARDGKLSVADMQGGTFTISNGGVYGSLMSTPILNAPQSGILGMHKIQDRPVVVGGQIVIRPMMYLALSYDHRIVDGKEAVTFLVRVKESLEDPERLVLDL, via the coding sequence ATGGCTACCGAAATCCGCGTTCCCACTCTCGGCGAATCCGTCACCGAAGCGACTATCGGCAAATGGTTCAAGAAGGTCGGCGATGCCATTGCCGTCGACGAGCCGCTGGTCGAACTTGAAACCGACAAGGTGACTGTGGAGGTGCCGGCTGCGGCCGCCGGAACGCTCACAGAGATCGCTGTCAAGGAAGGCGAAACCGTCGGCGTCGGCGCGCTGCTTGGGACGATCTCGGCAGGCGGCGCCGCGAAGGCGGCAACCCCCGAGCCGAAGCAGGAAACCGCCGTGGCGCAGGCCTCTGCGCCGACCGCGGCATCGACGACCAAGCAGGCCGCCGCGCAAGGCGCCAAGATCGCCGGCGAGAGCGAGCTTGAACAGCGCACCATGCCGCCGGCCCCGTCAGCGGCCAAGCTCATCAACGAGAACAATCTCGCTGTTGATCAGATTTCTGGCTCCGGCAAGCGCGGCCAGGTGCTGAAGGGCGACGTGCTCGACGCCATGTCGAAGGGTGCGCCGTCGCAGCCGGCCGAGATGCCGAAGGCGGCACCCGCACCTGCACCGGTTGCCTTTCGTGCGCCGTCCTCCGGCGACGATGCATCGCGCGAGGAGCGTGTGCGCATGACCAAACTGCGCCAGACAATCGCGCGCCGCCTCAAGGAAGCGCAGTCGACGGCCGCCATGCTGACCACCTTCAACGAGGTCGACATGTCAGCGGTGATGGCGCTGCGGACCAAATACAAGGATGTGTTCGAGAAGAAGCACGGCGTGAAGCTCGGCTTCATGGGCTTCTTCACCAAGGCCGTCACCCACGCGCTGAAGGAAATCCCTTCGGTCAATGCCGAGATCGACGCCACCGACATCATCTTCAAGAACTACGCCCATATCGGCGTCGCCGTCGGTACCGAAAAGGGCCTCGTCGTGCCGGTGGTGCGCAATGCCGACCAGATGTCGATCGCCGAGATCGAGAAGGATATTGGCCGGCTGGGCATCGCCGCGCGTGACGGCAAGCTGTCGGTCGCCGACATGCAGGGCGGCACGTTCACCATCTCCAATGGCGGCGTCTATGGTTCGCTGATGTCGACGCCGATCCTCAACGCACCGCAGTCGGGCATCCTCGGCATGCACAAGATCCAGGACCGGCCGGTGGTGGTCGGCGGCCAGATCGTGATCCGGCCGATGATGTATCTGGCGCTCAGCTACGATCACCGCATTGTCGATGGCAAGGAAGCGGTGACCTTCCTGGTGCGCGTCAAGGAAAGCCTGGAGGATCCGGAACGGCTGGTGCTGGATCTGTGA